From Nguyenibacter vanlangensis, one genomic window encodes:
- the bcp gene encoding thioredoxin-dependent thiol peroxidase, which yields MADGETPIFPALGAMAPDFDMPASRGRQVSLASMRGRPFILYFYPKANTPGCTTEACGFQEALAALGGTGIPVIGVSRDPMKAIESFADKQGLDFPLASDVTGAVTESYGVWGEKRLYGRTYMGIERATFLIDAEGRLVRAWRNVKVPGHVAEVMQAARAAA from the coding sequence ATGGCGGACGGCGAGACACCAATTTTTCCAGCCCTGGGCGCAATGGCGCCGGATTTCGATATGCCGGCCAGCCGCGGGCGGCAGGTCAGCCTGGCATCGATGCGGGGGCGGCCCTTTATCCTGTATTTCTACCCCAAGGCGAACACGCCGGGCTGCACGACCGAAGCCTGCGGCTTTCAGGAGGCGCTGGCGGCGCTGGGGGGGACGGGGATTCCGGTCATCGGCGTGTCGCGCGATCCGATGAAGGCGATCGAATCCTTTGCCGACAAGCAGGGGCTGGACTTTCCGCTGGCGTCGGACGTGACCGGCGCGGTGACCGAATCCTATGGCGTGTGGGGCGAGAAGAGGCTGTACGGCCGGACATATATGGGGATCGAGCGCGCGACCTTCCTGATCGACGCGGAAGGCAGGCTGGTGCGGGCCTGGCGCAACGTCAAGGTGCCCGGCCACGTCGCCGAGGTGATGCAGGCCGCCCGAGCGGCGGCCTGA
- the aat gene encoding leucyl/phenylalanyl-tRNA--protein transferase, translated as MTSQDSGQDSGDGAMAVTPDLMIRAYSVGLFPMAPDAGTDHLDWYDPQMRGILPLDGFHAPRRLVRTVLSGQFDIVADRDFEATIRACAAPAPGRETTWINDRIIRLFCELHARGHAHSVETWQDGRLVGGLYGVAIGGAFFGESMFSRARDASKAALLSLAARLRLGGFTLLDTQFGTSHLAQFGGIEIPARRYKRRLARALSVPAHWPDDRAAGTAGAIRDEMAALRGAFRTSDGSG; from the coding sequence ATGACCAGCCAGGATTCGGGCCAGGATTCGGGGGACGGCGCCATGGCGGTCACGCCGGACCTGATGATCCGCGCCTATTCGGTCGGCCTGTTTCCCATGGCGCCCGATGCCGGGACCGACCATCTGGACTGGTACGATCCGCAGATGCGCGGCATCCTGCCGCTCGATGGGTTCCACGCGCCGCGCCGCCTGGTCCGCACCGTCCTGTCCGGCCAGTTCGACATCGTCGCCGACCGCGATTTCGAGGCGACGATCCGCGCCTGCGCCGCCCCGGCGCCGGGGCGCGAGACCACCTGGATCAACGACCGGATCATCCGCCTGTTCTGCGAACTGCATGCGCGCGGCCACGCCCATTCGGTCGAAACCTGGCAGGACGGCAGGCTGGTCGGCGGGCTGTACGGGGTCGCCATCGGCGGCGCCTTCTTCGGCGAAAGCATGTTCAGCCGCGCCCGCGACGCCTCCAAGGCGGCGCTGCTCTCGCTGGCGGCGCGGCTGCGCCTGGGCGGCTTCACCCTGCTGGACACCCAGTTCGGCACCAGCCATCTGGCCCAGTTCGGCGGGATCGAAATACCCGCCCGGCGCTACAAGCGGCGCCTGGCCCGGGCCCTGTCCGTGCCCGCCCACTGGCCCGACGACCGGGCCGCCGGCACCGCCGGCGCGATTCGCGACGAAATGGCCGCCCTGCGCGGCGCATTTCGCACCTCGGACGGAAGCGGATAG
- a CDS encoding D-glycerate dehydrogenase, translating into MSAIRPRLIHSQRLPAAVAARIARDYDAPPPPGHKLTPAELVALAQAFRPDAVMVTTGTPVTAETVAALPDSVRVIATISVGTDHLDISAIAARGLALTYTPDVLTDCNADLTMMLILAAARRGAEYLGVMQAGWGRSFGMEEMLGVRVTGKTLGIVGMGRIGRAVAQRARGFDMKILYSNRRRLAPELEAGATYFADMREMLPHCDILSLHMPGSAAAAAVITAETLALLPKGAIFVNAARGSLVDEDALIAALSDGRLAAAGLDVYRNEPRPDPRLLGLPNLFMTPHMGSATLETRTDMGMLALDNIDAVLAGRPAVTPVPA; encoded by the coding sequence ATGTCCGCGATCCGTCCGCGCCTGATCCATTCCCAGCGCCTGCCCGCCGCCGTGGCCGCGCGGATCGCCCGCGATTACGACGCGCCGCCGCCCCCCGGCCACAAGCTGACGCCGGCCGAACTGGTGGCGCTGGCGCAGGCATTCCGGCCGGATGCGGTGATGGTGACCACCGGCACGCCGGTGACGGCCGAAACGGTCGCGGCGCTGCCGGACAGCGTGCGGGTGATCGCCACCATCAGTGTCGGCACCGACCATCTGGACATTTCCGCCATCGCGGCGCGGGGCCTGGCGCTGACCTATACCCCCGACGTGCTGACCGATTGCAATGCCGACCTGACGATGATGCTGATCCTGGCGGCGGCGCGGCGCGGCGCGGAATATCTGGGCGTCATGCAGGCGGGATGGGGCCGGTCCTTCGGCATGGAGGAGATGCTGGGGGTGCGCGTCACGGGCAAGACGCTGGGCATTGTCGGCATGGGGCGGATCGGCCGGGCCGTGGCGCAGCGGGCGCGCGGATTCGACATGAAGATCCTGTATTCCAACCGCCGGCGGCTGGCGCCGGAGCTGGAAGCGGGTGCCACCTATTTCGCCGACATGCGCGAGATGCTGCCGCATTGCGACATTCTGAGCCTGCACATGCCCGGCAGCGCGGCGGCGGCGGCGGTCATCACCGCCGAGACCCTGGCGCTGCTGCCGAAGGGGGCGATCTTCGTCAATGCCGCGCGCGGCAGCCTGGTGGACGAGGACGCGCTGATCGCCGCGCTGTCGGACGGGCGGCTGGCGGCGGCCGGGCTGGATGTCTACCGCAACGAGCCGCGCCCCGATCCGCGCCTGCTGGGCCTGCCCAACCTGTTCATGACCCCCCATATGGGTAGCGCCACGCTGGAGACGCGGACCGACATGGGCATGCTGGCGCTGGACAATATCGACGCGGTGCTGGCCGGCCGGCCAGCCGTGACCCCGGTGCCGGCGTGA
- a CDS encoding EcsC family protein, which translates to MTNRTGGEIAPLVLDASAIAELQSALERVESGRGVLVRLADLMGGAVGQAARLGLRGLGMAPTVQAKLKGIAEAAISRAFDVAITGMRDSAQPPSLSPAPSSAPSPAPSWRDPAIQAAVAVSGAVGGFAGLPGLVPDITFTTLTIMREIARIAREEGESLSDPDTHRACLEVFALRAFPVGAADEESELGYFSARAMLRGRPVVMLVSEVATHYGLGLSRKFAVQMMPVAGALCGASLNAAFLSHYRALARAHFTIRRLEREHGPEVRRTAEHLKANMTSASF; encoded by the coding sequence ATGACCAATCGAACCGGGGGTGAGATCGCCCCGCTGGTGCTGGACGCCTCGGCCATCGCCGAATTGCAGAGCGCGCTGGAGCGCGTCGAATCGGGCCGCGGCGTGCTGGTGCGCCTCGCCGACCTGATGGGCGGGGCGGTGGGGCAGGCGGCCCGGCTTGGCCTGCGCGGCCTGGGCATGGCCCCCACGGTGCAGGCCAAGCTGAAGGGCATCGCCGAGGCCGCGATCTCGCGCGCCTTCGACGTCGCTATCACGGGCATGCGCGACTCGGCTCAGCCCCCGTCCTTGTCTCCGGCTCCATCCTCGGCCCCATCCCCAGCCCCGTCCTGGCGCGACCCGGCCATCCAGGCGGCGGTGGCCGTCTCCGGCGCGGTGGGCGGTTTCGCCGGCCTGCCCGGCCTGGTGCCCGACATCACCTTCACCACCCTGACCATCATGCGCGAAATCGCCCGCATCGCGCGGGAGGAAGGGGAAAGCCTCTCCGATCCCGACACCCATCGCGCCTGTCTCGAAGTGTTCGCCCTGCGCGCCTTCCCGGTCGGGGCGGCGGACGAGGAAAGCGAACTGGGCTATTTCTCGGCCCGCGCCATGCTGCGCGGCCGCCCGGTGGTCATGTTGGTGTCCGAGGTCGCGACCCATTACGGGCTGGGCCTGTCGCGCAAATTCGCGGTGCAGATGATGCCGGTGGCCGGCGCGCTGTGCGGCGCCTCGCTGAACGCCGCCTTCCTGTCGCATTACCGCGCCCTGGCCCGGGCGCATTTCACCATCCGGCGGCTGGAACGCGAACACGGGCCTGAGGTCCGGCGCACCGCCGAACACCTCAAGGCCAACATGACCAGCGCCAGTTTCTGA
- a CDS encoding bifunctional [glutamine synthetase] adenylyltransferase/[glutamine synthetase]-adenylyl-L-tyrosine phosphorylase, with amino-acid sequence MDRAPVNRASLDRPWTDRAWPAPADPRGAALLREDVAELWREHGLDAALLRAAGVAPLLDMLGGNSPYLAGLARRDPVPFARLLAEGPDRAMGAVLDSLAALSPRDARADIAATMRAAKRQAALAIALADIGGVWTLEQVTLALSRLAESALEAAVRHLLRVAHDTGQIVLPDPRHPARGSGFVVLAMGKLGARELNYSSDIDLIVLYDPACHAGHEDLRRIFVRMTSDLVGLMEARDADGYVFRTDLRLRPDPSATPPAISFPAAITYYESLGQTWERAAMTKARPVAGDVTAGRRFLRAIAPFVWRRHLDFAVIDDLHDMKARIDRHRNAGHAGLSRLGERMVHDPRLARDWLMGHDLKLGQGGIREVEFVAQALQLVWGGRRPELRDPTTLGALRRLVRAGVLNRPRGDSLARTYRMLRRAEHRLQMQADHQTHKLPATREAFDAFAVFMAEENGRALAGTMLPIMRDSRRIFEGQFAEPGGAGRSVDPDAEDLAEHLRAAGFADADIADAVSLLQRWSGNRLRALRSDRARNLLRRLLPEILARFGARRDPLTCLRRFDAMLARQWAGVQFLTLLDRNPALIDRIATILDGSPFLADHLAETPAALDGLLGADQDGAADIPAAGLVRQHLAQAASTEQVLPILRGLVRGEEFRLSCARLEHRIGVDAASRARTELADAVMRGLLARVTAEHVRRYGRVPGGAMAVVALGKAGSREMMLGSDLDLMLVFDHPDDVTDSVVDAPAPGRSYNGAGDGGADGGLAPRSVPAGQYFVRLAHGFIGALTAPGPEGPLYEVDMRLRPSGSKGPVALSLGAFRRYHAESAWTWERMALTRARVVAGPPALVRALRGAIGAALDGRRGATRAAILEDARAMRERVARELPPQGPWDIRHRAGGLMDVEFIAQALQLVAGDAAARDPNTRKALRRLVRQGMLDRGTGRMLEEADRAWRSVQSMLRILFGTALPADPAAAMPAATREILLREMGATTIAEALQQMEARADAVRAAFTRLVGPVGE; translated from the coding sequence CGCGGGGGTGGCGCCGCTGCTGGACATGCTGGGCGGCAACAGCCCGTATCTGGCCGGGCTGGCGCGCCGCGACCCCGTACCGTTCGCACGGCTGCTGGCCGAAGGGCCGGACCGGGCGATGGGCGCGGTGCTGGACAGCCTGGCCGCCCTGTCGCCGCGCGATGCGCGCGCCGACATCGCGGCGACGATGCGCGCGGCCAAGCGGCAGGCGGCGCTGGCCATCGCCCTGGCCGATATCGGCGGGGTGTGGACGCTGGAGCAGGTGACGCTGGCGCTGAGCCGCCTGGCGGAATCGGCGCTGGAGGCGGCGGTCAGGCATCTGCTGCGCGTAGCCCACGATACGGGGCAGATCGTCCTGCCCGATCCCCGCCATCCGGCGCGCGGCAGCGGCTTCGTCGTGCTGGCGATGGGGAAGCTGGGGGCGCGGGAACTGAACTACTCCTCGGATATCGACCTGATCGTGCTGTACGATCCGGCCTGTCATGCCGGGCATGAGGATCTGCGCCGGATCTTCGTCCGCATGACTAGCGATCTTGTCGGGCTGATGGAAGCGCGGGACGCCGACGGATACGTGTTTCGCACCGATCTGCGCCTGCGTCCCGACCCGTCGGCGACGCCGCCGGCCATCTCGTTCCCCGCCGCGATCACCTATTACGAAAGCCTGGGCCAGACCTGGGAGCGCGCGGCGATGACCAAGGCGCGGCCGGTGGCGGGCGACGTGACGGCCGGGCGGCGTTTCCTGCGCGCGATCGCGCCCTTCGTCTGGCGGCGGCACCTCGATTTCGCCGTCATCGACGACCTGCACGACATGAAGGCGCGAATCGACCGCCACCGCAATGCCGGCCATGCCGGCCTGTCGCGCCTGGGCGAGCGGATGGTACACGACCCGCGCCTTGCGCGCGACTGGCTGATGGGCCACGACCTGAAACTGGGACAGGGCGGGATTCGCGAGGTCGAGTTCGTGGCCCAGGCGCTGCAACTGGTCTGGGGCGGTCGCCGGCCCGAACTGCGCGACCCGACTACGCTGGGCGCGCTGCGCCGGCTGGTGCGGGCCGGCGTGCTGAACCGCCCGCGGGGCGACAGCCTGGCGCGGACCTATCGCATGTTGCGGCGGGCGGAGCACCGGCTGCAAATGCAGGCCGACCACCAGACCCACAAGCTGCCGGCCACGCGGGAAGCCTTCGACGCCTTCGCCGTGTTCATGGCCGAGGAGAACGGCCGCGCCCTGGCGGGGACGATGCTGCCGATCATGCGGGATTCGCGGCGGATCTTCGAAGGCCAGTTCGCCGAGCCCGGGGGCGCCGGGCGGTCGGTCGATCCCGATGCCGAGGACCTGGCCGAGCATCTGCGCGCCGCCGGATTTGCCGATGCCGACATCGCCGACGCGGTGAGCCTGCTGCAGCGCTGGAGCGGCAACCGGCTGCGGGCGCTGCGCTCGGACCGGGCGCGGAACCTGCTGCGCCGGCTGCTGCCGGAGATCCTGGCGCGGTTCGGCGCGCGGCGCGACCCGCTGACCTGCCTGCGGCGGTTCGATGCCATGCTGGCCCGGCAATGGGCGGGCGTCCAGTTCCTGACCCTGCTGGACCGCAATCCGGCGCTGATCGACCGGATCGCCACGATCCTGGACGGGTCGCCCTTCCTGGCCGACCATCTGGCGGAGACCCCGGCCGCGCTGGACGGGCTGCTGGGCGCCGACCAGGACGGCGCGGCCGACATTCCGGCCGCGGGCCTGGTGCGGCAGCACCTGGCGCAGGCGGCGTCGACCGAGCAGGTGCTGCCGATCCTGCGCGGGCTGGTACGGGGCGAGGAATTCCGCCTGTCCTGCGCGCGGCTGGAGCACCGGATCGGGGTCGATGCCGCCAGCCGCGCGCGCACCGAACTGGCCGACGCGGTGATGCGCGGGCTGCTGGCCCGCGTGACGGCCGAGCATGTCCGCCGCTATGGCCGCGTGCCGGGCGGCGCCATGGCGGTGGTGGCGCTGGGCAAGGCCGGATCGCGCGAGATGATGCTGGGGTCGGACCTGGACCTGATGCTGGTCTTCGACCACCCGGACGACGTGACCGACAGCGTGGTGGACGCGCCCGCCCCGGGTCGGTCGTATAATGGTGCGGGAGACGGGGGCGCGGATGGCGGCCTGGCGCCGCGATCGGTGCCAGCGGGGCAGTATTTCGTCCGGCTGGCGCACGGCTTCATCGGCGCGCTGACCGCGCCGGGGCCGGAGGGACCGCTTTACGAGGTCGATATGCGGCTGCGGCCGTCCGGGTCGAAAGGACCGGTGGCGCTGTCGCTGGGGGCGTTTCGCCGCTATCACGCCGAAAGCGCCTGGACCTGGGAGCGCATGGCGCTGACCCGGGCGCGGGTGGTGGCCGGGCCGCCGGCGCTGGTCCGCGCGCTGCGCGGCGCGATCGGGGCGGCGCTGGACGGGCGGCGCGGCGCCACGCGGGCGGCGATCCTGGAGGATGCGCGGGCGATGCGCGAACGGGTGGCGCGGGAATTGCCGCCGCAAGGGCCATGGGATATCCGCCATCGGGCCGGCGGGCTGATGGATGTGGAATTCATCGCCCAGGCGCTGCAACTGGTGGCCGGCGACGCGGCGGCGCGCGACCCGAACACGCGCAAGGCGCTGCGTCGCCTGGTGCGGCAGGGGATGCTGGACCGCGGCACGGGGCGTATGCTGGAAGAGGCCGACCGGGCCTGGCGCAGCGTGCAGAGCATGCTGCGAATCCTGTTCGGCACCGCCCTGCCCGCCGATCCGGCGGCCGCCATGCCCGCCGCGACCCGCGAGATCCTGCTGCGCGAGATGGGGGCGACAACGATCGCGGAGGCGTTGCAGCAGATGGAGGCGCGCGCGGACGCGGTGCGGGCGGCCTTCACCCGCCTGGTCGGTCCGGTCGGGGAGTGA